A single region of the Populus nigra chromosome 2, ddPopNigr1.1, whole genome shotgun sequence genome encodes:
- the LOC133682516 gene encoding protein ENHANCED DISEASE RESISTANCE 4-like isoform X1: protein MAESTKVRLVRCPKCENLLPELADYSVYQCGGCGAVLRAKNKNRDTDTLSLEKSDEVRVAGVATISPNSVENVVELSDASDTDVKSNAGSLRCEEKNHEKNDMDRDDISRNPAKSASGKWVVGNGLEDDRNRDDWGDAAGREPDEVNLQIRYAKGSRRSGQMSGRQCGDRGEMEGFQRILRSEGEGMRFSTSNYPDEGPSNYNFDSSYGYGDQLRNVDEQSGPSRVQYLEKDRAELLRKLDELKEQLSRSCDVADKPNEKVPLNGRMAPPDSYGGSDKWFEGSSSMSNRASMQFFAPDRHATGPSYFNHHPESFAYTNGHEMAMNSFHPSVHKSNLIPGYGDPFGSQILRRTPHKLPGQYQQPPHQYFSGQYFDTNPDLFEPYPSNAAFHQPSCSCFHCYEKHHGVSATVPPTSFGNIRFPDMSNNPIMYQHRNSAAFGPRMNNSRIPVPSQLNFRSSQSHKRWPSDLNSEMAGFARPHTRRVVLASGSRCCRPIAGGAPFLTCFNCFELLQLPKKVLLMANNQQKMQCSTCSSVINFSVVNKKLMLSVNTEATQIPTEVDDSSSEMIKTHTSYSQDHINRINANFSSDDYDNSGYDFQTVETDPIGHHLNSTNPQETQSFHSSSPSTSEYENIPEILIAPINGTQQASLSPPPPGSPLQQHFDYSSNNHAVNRFGKGNRSNRADHERVITNKANTRQNSMKEAPVATEMEVSFPDYSNTAASQDSGDASREDSQPRNNKGGDSFFANIIKKSFKDFSRSHQTDEHGRNNVLVNGRHIPDRLVKKAEKLAGPIHPGQYWYDYRAGFWGVTGGPCLGMIPPFIEELNYPMPENCAGGSTGIFVNGRELHQKDFDLLASRGLPTDRDRSYIVEISGRVLDEDTGEEMDSLGKLAPTVEKVKRGFGMKVPKAAVQ, encoded by the exons atggcgGAGTCAACGAAAGTGAGGTTGGTACGGTGCCCAAAATGTGAAAACCTTCTTCCAGAGCTTGCTGACTATTCTGTTTATCAGTGTGGTGGTTGTGGTGCTGTTCTTCGAG CTAAAAATAAGAATCGGGATACAGACACTTTATCATTGGAGAAATCGGATGAAGTTAGGGTAGCTGGAGTTGCTACCATCTCACCGAATTCTGTGGAAAATGTAGTTGAACTGAGTGATGCTTCTGATACAGATGTTAAGTCGAATGCTGGTTCTTTGAGGTGTGAAGAAAAGAATCACGAGAAGAACGATATGGACCGCGACGATATATCCCGGAATCCTGCTAAATCTGCTAGTGGAAAATGGGTCGTTGGAAATGGTCTTGAAGATGATAGGAATAGAGATGATTGGGGTGATGCTGCGGGAAGAGAACCTGATGAGGTGAATTTGCAGATCAGATATGCTAAAGGGTCTAGGAGATCTGGACAGATGTCGGGCAGGCAATGTGGGGATAGAGGTGAAATGGAGGGGTTTCAAAGAATCTTGAGATCTGAGGGTGAAGGCATGAGATTTTCAACTTCAAACTACCCAGATGAGGGCCCATCGAATTACAATTTTGATTCTTCTTATGGTTATGGTGATCAATTAAGGAATGTTGATGAGCAGAGTGGGCCTAGTAGAGTTCAGTACCTTGAAAAAGATCGAGCAGAGCTTCTCAGGAAGCTGGATGAGCTAAAAGAACAACTTAGCAGGTCCTGTGATGTGGCTGACAAACCCAACGAGAAGGTTCCTCTTAATGGGAGAATGGCTCCTCCAGATTCTTATGGTGGTTCTGATAAATGGTTTGAAGGTAGTTCTTCAATGTCCAATAGGGCTTCAATGCAGTTCTTTGCACCTGATAGGCATGCCACAGGGCCCTCTTATTTCAATCACCATCCTGAGTCTTTTGCTTATACTAATGGGCATGAAATGGCTATGAATAGCTTTCATCCCTCGGTGCACAAGTCAAATCTTATTCCTGGATATGGGGATCCTTTTGGGTCCCAAATACTCAGGAGAACTCCACATAAGTTACCTGGTCAATACCAACAACCGcctcatcaatatttttctggACAATACTTTGATACCAATCCTGATTTATTCGAGCCATATCCATCCAATGCAGCCTTTCACCAGccttcttgttcttgtttccATTGCTATGAGAAGCATCATGGGGTTTCAGCAACAGTTCCACCCACTTCTTTTGGCAATATAAGGTTCCCTGATATGTCAAACAATCCCATAATGTACCAGCACAGAAACTCTGCGGCATTTGGCCCACGCATGAATAATTCCAGGATTCCTGTTCCTTCTCAATTGAATTTCCGCAGTTCTCAATCCCACAAAAGATGGCCAAGTGATCTCAACTCTGAAATGGCTGGTTTTGCTCGCCCTCATACTCGAAGAGTGGTCTTAGCCAGTGGTAGCAGATGTTGTCGTCCCATAGCTGGCGGCGCTccatttttaacatgttttaattGCTTTGAACTGCTGCAACTTCCCAAGAAAGTACTACTTATGGCTAACAATCAACAAAAGATGCAGTGCAGCACCTGTTCTAGTGTGATCAATTTTTCTGTTGTAAACAAGAAACTCATGCTTTCTGTTAACACAGAAGCAACACAGATTCCTACAGAGGTTGATGACAGCTCCAGTGAGATGATAAAAACCCACACTTCATATTCCCAAGACCACATTAACAGGATAAATGCAAATTTCTCTTCTGATGATTATGATAATTCTGGCTATGACTTCCAAACAGTAGAAACAGATCCAATAGGTCACCATTTGAACTCAACCAATCCTCAGGAGACACAAAGTTTCCACTCTTCATCTCCAAGTACATCTGAGTATGAAAATATCCCAGAAATTTTAATTGCACCCATCAATGGTACTCAGCAAGCCTCACTGTCTCCACCACCTCCTGGTTCACCTCTTCAGCAGCATTTTGATTACTCTTCTAATAATCATGCAGTGAATCGATTTGGGAAGGGAAACCGAAGCAATCGTGCAGATCACGAAAGGGTGATAACAAACAAGGCTAACACACGACAAAATTCTATGAAAGAGGCTCCGGTGGCGACTGAGATGGAGGTGTCATTTCCTGATTATTCTAATACTGCAGCGTCCCAAGATTCAGGTGATGCGAGCAGAGAAGATAGTCAGCCAAGAAACAACAAGGGGGGTGATTCATTTTTTGCGAACATTATCAAGAAAAGCTTTAAGGATTTTTCCAGATCTCACCAGACAGACGAGCATGGTAGAAATAATGTCTTGGTTAATGGGCGTCACATACCAGATCGTTTGGTAAAGAAAGCTGAAAAACTAGCTGGACCAATCCATCCCGGACAGTATTG GTATGATTACCGAGCTGGATTTTGGGGTGTTACAGGCGGGCCATGTCTTGGCATGATTCCT ccatttattgaagaattaaattatCCCATGCCAGAAAATTGTGCTGGTGGGAGTACTGGTATTTTTGTAAATGGAAGAGAGCTTCATCAGAAAGATTTTGATTTGCTGGCTAGTAGAGGACTGCCCACTGATAGAGACAGATCTTACATCGTTGAAATCTCTGGAAGAGTCCTGGATGAGGACACTGGAGAAGAGATGGATAGTCTTGGCAAACTTGCTCCAAC AGTTGAGAAGGTAAAGCGTGGATTTGGCATGAAAGTTCCCAAAGCTGCTGTGCAATGA
- the LOC133682516 gene encoding protein ENHANCED DISEASE RESISTANCE 4-like isoform X2, which translates to MAESTKVRLVRCPKCENLLPELADYSVYQCGGCGAVLRAKNKNRDTDTLSLEKSDEVRVAGVATISPNSVENVVELSDASDTDVKSNAGSLRCEEKNHEKNDMDRDDISRNPAKSASGKWVVGNGLEDDRNRDDWGDAAGREPDEVNLQIRYAKGSRRSGQMSGRQCGDRGEMEGFQRILRSEGEGMRFSTSNYPDEGPSNYNFDSSYGYGDQLRNVDEQSGPSRVQYLEKDRAELLRKLDELKEQLSRSCDVADKPNEKVPLNGRMAPPDSYGGSDKWFEGSSSMSNRASMQFFAPDRHATGPSYFNHHPESFAYTNGHEMAMNSFHPSVHKSNLIPGYGDPFGSQILRRTPHKLPGQYQQPPHQYFSGQYFDTNPDLFEPYPSNAAFHQPSCSCFHCYEKHHGVSATVPPTSFGNIRFPDMSNNPIMYQHRNSAAFGPRMNNSRIPVPSQLNFRSSQSHKRWPSDLNSEMAGFARPHTRRVVLASGSRCCRPIAGGAPFLTCFNCFELLQLPKKVLLMANNQQKMQCSTCSSVINFSVVNKKLMLSVNTEATQIPTEVDDSSSEMIKTHTSYSQDHINRINANFSSDDYDNSGYDFQTVETDPIGHHLNSTNPQETQSFHSSSPSTSEYENIPEILIAPINVNRFGKGNRSNRADHERVITNKANTRQNSMKEAPVATEMEVSFPDYSNTAASQDSGDASREDSQPRNNKGGDSFFANIIKKSFKDFSRSHQTDEHGRNNVLVNGRHIPDRLVKKAEKLAGPIHPGQYWYDYRAGFWGVTGGPCLGMIPPFIEELNYPMPENCAGGSTGIFVNGRELHQKDFDLLASRGLPTDRDRSYIVEISGRVLDEDTGEEMDSLGKLAPTVEKVKRGFGMKVPKAAVQ; encoded by the exons atggcgGAGTCAACGAAAGTGAGGTTGGTACGGTGCCCAAAATGTGAAAACCTTCTTCCAGAGCTTGCTGACTATTCTGTTTATCAGTGTGGTGGTTGTGGTGCTGTTCTTCGAG CTAAAAATAAGAATCGGGATACAGACACTTTATCATTGGAGAAATCGGATGAAGTTAGGGTAGCTGGAGTTGCTACCATCTCACCGAATTCTGTGGAAAATGTAGTTGAACTGAGTGATGCTTCTGATACAGATGTTAAGTCGAATGCTGGTTCTTTGAGGTGTGAAGAAAAGAATCACGAGAAGAACGATATGGACCGCGACGATATATCCCGGAATCCTGCTAAATCTGCTAGTGGAAAATGGGTCGTTGGAAATGGTCTTGAAGATGATAGGAATAGAGATGATTGGGGTGATGCTGCGGGAAGAGAACCTGATGAGGTGAATTTGCAGATCAGATATGCTAAAGGGTCTAGGAGATCTGGACAGATGTCGGGCAGGCAATGTGGGGATAGAGGTGAAATGGAGGGGTTTCAAAGAATCTTGAGATCTGAGGGTGAAGGCATGAGATTTTCAACTTCAAACTACCCAGATGAGGGCCCATCGAATTACAATTTTGATTCTTCTTATGGTTATGGTGATCAATTAAGGAATGTTGATGAGCAGAGTGGGCCTAGTAGAGTTCAGTACCTTGAAAAAGATCGAGCAGAGCTTCTCAGGAAGCTGGATGAGCTAAAAGAACAACTTAGCAGGTCCTGTGATGTGGCTGACAAACCCAACGAGAAGGTTCCTCTTAATGGGAGAATGGCTCCTCCAGATTCTTATGGTGGTTCTGATAAATGGTTTGAAGGTAGTTCTTCAATGTCCAATAGGGCTTCAATGCAGTTCTTTGCACCTGATAGGCATGCCACAGGGCCCTCTTATTTCAATCACCATCCTGAGTCTTTTGCTTATACTAATGGGCATGAAATGGCTATGAATAGCTTTCATCCCTCGGTGCACAAGTCAAATCTTATTCCTGGATATGGGGATCCTTTTGGGTCCCAAATACTCAGGAGAACTCCACATAAGTTACCTGGTCAATACCAACAACCGcctcatcaatatttttctggACAATACTTTGATACCAATCCTGATTTATTCGAGCCATATCCATCCAATGCAGCCTTTCACCAGccttcttgttcttgtttccATTGCTATGAGAAGCATCATGGGGTTTCAGCAACAGTTCCACCCACTTCTTTTGGCAATATAAGGTTCCCTGATATGTCAAACAATCCCATAATGTACCAGCACAGAAACTCTGCGGCATTTGGCCCACGCATGAATAATTCCAGGATTCCTGTTCCTTCTCAATTGAATTTCCGCAGTTCTCAATCCCACAAAAGATGGCCAAGTGATCTCAACTCTGAAATGGCTGGTTTTGCTCGCCCTCATACTCGAAGAGTGGTCTTAGCCAGTGGTAGCAGATGTTGTCGTCCCATAGCTGGCGGCGCTccatttttaacatgttttaattGCTTTGAACTGCTGCAACTTCCCAAGAAAGTACTACTTATGGCTAACAATCAACAAAAGATGCAGTGCAGCACCTGTTCTAGTGTGATCAATTTTTCTGTTGTAAACAAGAAACTCATGCTTTCTGTTAACACAGAAGCAACACAGATTCCTACAGAGGTTGATGACAGCTCCAGTGAGATGATAAAAACCCACACTTCATATTCCCAAGACCACATTAACAGGATAAATGCAAATTTCTCTTCTGATGATTATGATAATTCTGGCTATGACTTCCAAACAGTAGAAACAGATCCAATAGGTCACCATTTGAACTCAACCAATCCTCAGGAGACACAAAGTTTCCACTCTTCATCTCCAAGTACATCTGAGTATGAAAATATCCCAGAAATTTTAATTGCACCCATCAATG TGAATCGATTTGGGAAGGGAAACCGAAGCAATCGTGCAGATCACGAAAGGGTGATAACAAACAAGGCTAACACACGACAAAATTCTATGAAAGAGGCTCCGGTGGCGACTGAGATGGAGGTGTCATTTCCTGATTATTCTAATACTGCAGCGTCCCAAGATTCAGGTGATGCGAGCAGAGAAGATAGTCAGCCAAGAAACAACAAGGGGGGTGATTCATTTTTTGCGAACATTATCAAGAAAAGCTTTAAGGATTTTTCCAGATCTCACCAGACAGACGAGCATGGTAGAAATAATGTCTTGGTTAATGGGCGTCACATACCAGATCGTTTGGTAAAGAAAGCTGAAAAACTAGCTGGACCAATCCATCCCGGACAGTATTG GTATGATTACCGAGCTGGATTTTGGGGTGTTACAGGCGGGCCATGTCTTGGCATGATTCCT ccatttattgaagaattaaattatCCCATGCCAGAAAATTGTGCTGGTGGGAGTACTGGTATTTTTGTAAATGGAAGAGAGCTTCATCAGAAAGATTTTGATTTGCTGGCTAGTAGAGGACTGCCCACTGATAGAGACAGATCTTACATCGTTGAAATCTCTGGAAGAGTCCTGGATGAGGACACTGGAGAAGAGATGGATAGTCTTGGCAAACTTGCTCCAAC AGTTGAGAAGGTAAAGCGTGGATTTGGCATGAAAGTTCCCAAAGCTGCTGTGCAATGA
- the LOC133682563 gene encoding jasmonoyl--L-amino acid synthetase JAR4-like, with protein sequence MLEKKMEGNYTDKVIEEFEALTKDAEMVQRETLKKILEENGSAEYLLNSGLNGRTDPESFKSCVPLVTHKDLEAYIYRIADGDPSPILTGKPIPDMSLSSGTTQGRRKLVPFNDELMENTLQIYRTSFAFRNREFPLEKGKSLHFVYSSKPWKTKGGLGAGTATTNLFRNSKYKNGMKAIQFQCCSPDEVIFGPDFHQSLYCHLLCGLLFREEIQFVFSTFAHSIVLAFRTFEQVWEELCNDIRDGELSSRVTAPSVRMAMSKLLKPNPELADLIYKKCSGLSNWYGLIPELFPNAKYIYGIMTGSMEPYLKKLRHYAGELPLMSADYGSSEGWVAANVNPKLPPELATFAVLPNIGYFEFIPLNNNTECLYMEPKPVGLTEVKIGEDYEIIVTTFAGLYRYRLGDVVRVMGFHNTTPELKFVCRRNLILSINIDKNTEKDLQLSVEEAGKLLAEEKLEIVDFSSLVDVSTDPGHYVIFLEISGEPSEEVLRECCNCLDRSFVDAGYVGSRKVKAIGPLELRVVWRGTFQKILEHYLGLGTVVSQFKTPRCVGPMNSKVQQILCNNVAKTYFSTAF encoded by the exons ATGTTAGAGAAAAAGATGGAAGGAAACTACACCGATAAAGTGATAGAGGAATTTGAAGCATTGACTAAAGATGCTGAAATGGTTCAGAGAGAAACCCTGAAGAAAATATTGGAAGAGAATGGATCTGCCGAGTATTTGCTGAATTCGGGTCTTAATGGAAGGACTGACCCTGAGAGTTTCAAGTCTTGTGTTCCACTTGTTACTCACAAAGACTTGGAAGCTTATATTTACAGAATTGCTGATGGCGATCCTTCTCCTATCCTCACTGGGAAACCCATACCAGACATGTCTTTGAG TTCTGGTACTACTCAGGGGAGGAGAAAGCTTGTCCCTTTCAATGATGAATTGATGGAAAACACCTTGCAGATATATAGAACTTCTTTTGCCTTCAGAAACAG AGAATTTCCACTGGAGAAGGGGAAATCCTTACACTTTGTCTACAGCAGCAAGCCATGGAAAACAAAAGGGGGTTTAGGTGCAGGAACTGCCACAACAAATCTCTTCCGCAATTCGAAATACAAAAATGGAATGAAGGCAATTCAGTTCCAATGCTGCAGCCCTGATGAAGTGATATTTGGTCCTGATTTCCACCAATCATTATACTGCCATCTCTTATGCGGGCTACTCTTCCGCGAAGAAATTCAGTTTGTGTTCTCTACATTTGCTCATAGCATTGTGCTTGCATTCCGGACCTTTGAACAAGTCTGGGAGGAGCTCTGCAATGATATACGTGACGGGGAACTAAGCAGCAGAGTCACCGCCCCTTCAGTTAGAATGGCAATGTCAAAACTGCTTAAGCCAAACCCTGAATTGGCCGATTTGATCTATAAAAAATGCTCTGGATTGAGTAATTGGTATGGATTAATACCAGAGCTTTTCCCCAATGCTAAGTACATCTACGGGATAATGACTGGGTCAATGGAGCCTTATTTGAAGAAACTGAGGCACTATGCAGGGGAGCTGCCATTGATGAGTGCTGATTATGGTTCTTCAGAAGGGTGGGTTGCAGCGAATGTCAATCCAAAATTGCCTCCTGAGTTAGCTACTTTTGCCGTGCTTCCTAATATTGGATACTTCGAATTCATTCCTCTTAATAACAACACTGAGTGTCTGTATATGGAGCCCAAGCCTGTGGGTCTGACGGAAGTCAAGATTGGTGAAGATTATGAGATCATTGTTACCACTTTTGCAG GCTTGTACAGGTACAGGCTAGGAGATGTGGTGAGGGTTATGGGTTTCCATAACACaaccccagaacttaaatttgtGTGCAGGAGGAACCTTATTCTTTCCATAAACATTGACAAGAACACCGAGAAGGATTTGCAGCTATCTGTAGAAGAAGCTGGCAAACTGCTAGCCGAAGAAAAGCTTGAGATAGTTGACTTCAGCAGTCTGGTTGATGTATCCACAGACCCTGGACACTACGttatctttttagaaattagTGGTGAACCAAGTGAGGAGGTGTTAAGAGAGTGTTGCAATTGCCTGGACCGATCCTTTGTTGATGCAGGCTATGTTGGTTCACGGAAGGTGAAGGCCATTGGACCCCTTGAGCTCCGAGTTGTTTGGAGAGGAACCTTCCAGAAGATTTTGGAGCATTACCTAGGATTAGGAACTGTTGTCAGCCAGTTTAAAACCCCTCGTTGTGTAGGGCCCATGAACAGCAAGGTGCAGCAAATCCTGTGTAATAATGTTGCTAAGACCTATTTTAGTACTGCCTTCTGA